The nucleotide window taaaaaaaaaaaaaaaaactaacaatagcAGAAgtggtgagaaaaaaaaacttagaacaTAACCTCTGTAAAACATAGCCAGTGCTGATCAAtctgaaacaataacaaaagagagtaaacaatgttgacataatgACAAATAAAAGACAACATgaattgataaaaaaacaaacaacttaatATGTAGGGAGGAGGGAGGAAGTCTGAAATGTTGTAAAAATTTAACAATAATATAGATCTGTGTCTGTAAACGAAATTATTAGATCACTAGCTAAATCTTATGTTCGAGAAGGAACAAAGAATTTCggtttctataattataatagtaatttACTGATCAGGTTgactttaataaatataaacttaaaactgtttttttttatatatatactgtaaaataaactagatctacatgtaagcTAAACAATTAACATCGATTGCTAAACAACAgttggaagtaaaaaaaaagttttaaaattataagggCAAGTGCACATCTGACTTGAAACCAATTGAGGAAAAGCTGTCCAAATGTAATAAaaccaatgttttttttaagattacTAATTGCTATAAAAATTAACTTTCAATTATGTCAAACTAAAGCTGATATATCAAATGTAAGCAATAGAGCCCATTTCattcaacaaatataaatatttatgacaGTCTGGATCACAACTTTGAACAGGATCACAAATTTGAAAGCAGAgaaaattagaataaaattCACAATCTGAAAGCTGGCAGACGCAGCAGCTGGGCTAAGCAGACGCTAAAACAATGCAGTTGTAAGCTGAAGCTTtgggaaattgttttttttttttttttgtttagttatgaGAAAAATGTGAAAGCTTGTTACAGCTTGATTACAAATGTCCATGTGGCATTAGCAACAGAAAAGAAAGCACTGACACAGGTAGAAGAGAGTACTGGACAAGGTGCACATCAGGATATTGATTAGCAGTAACTGCATGTGTTTCTAACAATGCAAAGGCAAGCTAACACAAATAATTGAAGAAAATCCTTTACTCAAGAAGTCTCTTAAAATGCAATGTCAAATTAAATAAGCTTAACTATCAGCATTATCTCCAGGAGAGGAACAGACTATATTACTGGTATGTAAAATACAAGTAATGTCAAAAGTTTATCATTTTTAATTAAAggatttcttttccttttcaCATATGAGCAATACATATTTCTGTAGCTGTATAGATTAGGTTAGGGGCATTACTGAATGCATTCACCGTTAATCTGTTCAGTGCACTATTAATGTgaaagtacaaaataaaaatttgttcTCACATATTCCAGTAAACCAGAGCTATTACACAAAAGAATAGTGGTTATCAATGGCGCGATTATGTTGGTTCTGTAACTGCGGAGGATTTACATTTATGACCTCAATAGATGTCGTTCGTGCCCGAACTGACCCTCCTATGACCATGATATTCCTACCTCCATCATGGTGAGCTGAGGATGAGGGTATCCGTCCAGGATGCTCATTCCCCATGCTATTCCTCACACGAGGTGACCCATGGTGCAAGCCAGCATTCGGGGTCCTAGGCCTCTCCACAGCCACGATAAAGTCACTGAGTGTGACGTCAGAAGCGCCGCCAGACTCCAGAGGAATTGGGTGAGTGCGGAAATTTTctaacatttcaaatatattcTCAAACCATAAATGTTGAACTCTGCAACGCCCTTCATTGTTGATTGTCATTCGTAAATGCTAGAAaagtgaagaaaaaacaaaatatgtaaacaaagcataagatttaaaaaaaaaaaatcaacaacaaaaaaactaacaaatctTTTTTAACTAAAACTAGATAGGCCAACATTTTTTGgccagagtaaaaaaaaataattaaaataaccctttcagaccttgcaatctctggccagatgatgtaaaaggaCCACAattaagggtgtcatgtggccagcacaatgacctaaTGACTTTTTTCTGCTAGAATGACATATGTAATAGCATCACCGCTTAAAAAAGTGAAGTCAATAGAACTGAGCTTCATTTAACATTGTAGTAAGGATGTTTCAAGGGGCCAGATAGCAATGCATCACATGCCGGATCTGGCCTGAAGGCCATAGTTTGGGCATCAATGATTAAACAAAACAGTCTATAGATAGGAGAGGTTAAGATTTCATAAATgttctttaacttttttttttaatattctgaaACTTTTTTTGATGGATATgcataaaatatattcaaaatgtgtatgtgtgtgaattAGATCAAAAAGATTATTCAACAAAAGTAGAATTTCAAGTAACATCACAATACTGCCTAATTGGTCAGTAAAGTTATTTATATTGATACAAGATAACAAGGAAGGGTGTAACCAAGGAGCAAAACTTCAACTTATAAAAATGCCCCAGAATCAAatctctttaaacaaatttcagaCTTCACCAAATGACACTAGCTAATCGCCTGCTGAAATATTTTACATGATGTCTAAATACCTCTATTTGTATTGCTTTTATACAAAGCATCTTTCATGTTGAACAGCACTGCACTATATAGGtcctatctcttttgtggacgcAGGGgagggagaaggtttccatgctgcgcTTTAAAGTGCTCAACAAACACAATTTATAgaagggatttaaactcaagccCCTCCACTTATTAGATAGCCAAGCAGTTTATGTCATTCAGCCAGACATGACAATACATCCCCATTTCATGTCCCTTTTGCAAGTAAAAGTTATAGAGCTGGCTTACCTTTGCCCTCCCTTGGAAGTTAAATGTTAGCACATATTCTCCAGCCCTAGTCTCACTTTTGCGCACCAAGAAGACACCATGGCCAGAGTGCCCCTGCTGTAGAACCAAGCTTGTAGCATCAGCTCTTGACAGTGTGCCATGAAACCAAGGGTACTCCTTCAGCACTCTCTCTACAGATCCCTCCCCTTCCTGTGCCTCTTGATGTCCTGCATCTTCACAtgggaaaaagaaaacaaaacttcatTATGCAGTTGAACAGTTCAAAGAGctagcacacacaaaaataaaaagaacaagaAACGTGAttctttttccctttttaaTGTTTGACATACTATCTCTGGAAATAGgacattaaaatatttgcaggatcttatcttataaaatacaatcttatcttataaaatacagacattatgCAGAAAGCACTAGGATGACCATTcatgccttttcttttttattttggtttcttaactctttatctctgtAATTATTGTCCACATTCTGAgagaattgtttatttttcaattctatcctgttatgattaaacttcaataacatttttgtttgacattagaaaacgttacttttggtacAGAATTAAAGGAGAATGCGTTCTTCTTTTATCTAACCCAAGTTATACttctaaaaccaaaaattatttaatttaatggagTCATATCAACAATGGTATCGTtacttaggagagaaagagtcaaaatcatcaattaatatatataaattaattaatttatataaatagaatagCCTTTGAACCGCAAGACAAACTTTTATTCTTAACAATTTTAATTCGAAAACGTTAAGACCAAATGGATGTtaagaaattatatttaaaattttatcaatgtttttaaaaaaaatgaagacacactctgtttattttttaaactactcTTTAACACCACTGTGCAGTCCCAAGCATGCACTGAGGCAAAACATTTGCAATGAACACACAATCCTAAGACAGTAAAATACAGTTTGAACTCTACCTCCTTAAAGAAACATGCtcatttattaattattctTGTAAAGTGGTAAGCTGACTgataaaaacacaaacaaaagaattgaaaaatgtcttttttttaaagacatgtcTCAAGGGTACAGTAGACAAGGCGAATAGTTTATGGATTTATCTACTTGACCTTAATATTTATAACATACAAAGATTAAATAGGAGAATATATTGTCTAATATATGTCTCATTTAATAAATCCATCTACAATATCAGTGGTTCATAACAGTTAGAAATTAGCATGATTTCTTATTCAGTTGGACAGAAATGCATAAATACTAACAAAATCAAGACTATAAAGGGCATTTCTGTTACACAAACTTTTAGCCAGCTAATAGAAATttcgtttttgagatctaaatgtgACATCCAGACAGACAGCACAAGAAAACAAGAGAAACTTTTCACTTTACGTAAAGAAGCATACATACCAAAGCCATTTTCTGCTCTGGGAGATCCCCTCATGTCTGAACCGCTGATCTGTCCACTCAGGTTGTTGGTGTTGTCCACATGAATCATGCTCCAAGGCCTAGGGGATGGGCGAGGCGGCACAATAGGGGTGGCGCTGCCCAGGCTTCCCTGCGAGGAACTGCGGTGCTGTGATGTGAGCTGGTTGGTGTCTGAgttacaaaatatttcttatgtCATTAAGAAATTTAGAAATAGGCTTTGAGTTCAAAAACATAAATAGTGAATTATTGTAGtgggaaaataaaaagtaaggaaaccctttcagacctttcgatcaAAGATAATTTGTTTCTAAAGCTGATggttgagcagggtgtcatgtggtcagcacaatgacaaacCATCTACATTTTCCTAGCTCGTGTCtggaacccattagagtttggtggagtCAAGGGCATCCTAAGAATCCCAAAATCCAAAAATTGAGTCTTCAGCTGGGATTTGAACCCTTGGTTAGGAAGCCAAATGCTTAAACACTGAATCACTACATTCCCTATTGGAAAACCAAACAGGAAAGATGTAAACTGGGGAAAGTGGAGGGCTGTAAAAATTCTTACTGACATCCaatcaataacaaaatgtaaaggatatcaaaaatatataagtttggcacacaaatatctcaaaagTGAACTTAATAATTAGGCCAGGGCCATGCAAAAAGttaacttttaaaaagcaaggaacttttttcttaaaaaaaagggaagctATTCAATGATGCTAATAACTATTtcagacatattttttttccatttctttttccgCTAAGAGGTGTATTTGTGTAAACTAAATCCACTGTACAAGGGCTAAATGTCACATGGGCCATAACCAAACATAAAGGAAGTTTGTATAATGCCAAAGTTTAAAAGTATTTGAACCAAAGTACTACGAACTGATTTACCACAAACACAATCTGAGCGTTTTTAGCATTTTGGTGAGCAATGTGTTAATGCATTTTTTGTATTATCAAACATCACATCCATTCAGACCATGAACCCCAGTGGCCACCACGATCTTCTAGATTTACGTCAGAATGTTGGTTCTTTTTAAAGTCTGTGCCATGCCTTCTGCACCAACTGGACTTGATTCTGTTGTTGACAAACTACAGTTTTTATGGTTGGATAGGTTCGGCCATTCAAAAAGGAAATGCTTGACAGTTTTTAAGGGCCTCCTTTATACTTTGGACTGTTTCCATTGTGTATGGTGTATTTTATGGAAAAATTGACATTTGAAATTTGGCTTcattagaaattttattatcattatctatatttttatagggttttatttaaaacacttttattgtaataaataattatttttttttaataacagtatattaaatgtaagttaaaatttaaagtaaaatatgCAATGGCTtggcattttaaaataatgagccACCCAGTTAAAAAATTGTAACTTAGCCTCACTTTCGCTGTATACCTATTTCCCTAAGTTTGAATGTGTACATAAACCACCAaccttttctttctattgatcCAGAGGGCGCTGTTGGCAGTCTTGGTCTCCTGAAAATGTGAAGTTCAGTGATCAGTTAATCATTATTAAAGATTGCAAGGTTTAAGATtcctgctttaaaaaaaaaatcttttaataaatgtCTCAAACATTTCCCTTTTTTACAAGCTTATAGATTcaagatgttccttcaaaagagaagataattatgtcctgatttttttattgtttgttgtttaataAATCAATGTCACTACTCAATATGCTAAAAGACAttaaattagttatttttagttattattaataaaaattacaaaatatttataggtttactaaaaatgtttttgtttttttttaatatgggaTCTTTTGTAGGAATGAaatgatttaaataaatatatcattagataaatatatattatttataaccACACTTTTTGGGGGGAACATATTCGGAACAAAAGGAACTGTTGACCATTCTAAGCTAACAGCAAAGTTTCAAATTTAATCAATATTTGGTGTTTTTTTATCCAGAATCCAGCCTGAATCACTGTCATAACTTTCAGAGCATTTAATGAATTATTCTTTAAACCAGTGTTTCCCTCATTAATTatgctgattttaaaaaaaaaaacatttattatgtTAATTTTTCTCATAAATTGCAAGGCAAGGGGGGTACTCagcattatataaattatacacTTACACTTTACACTttagtcaaaagtttgggaaacactggtttaaACTAACCTATAAATTTAACTTAGGGTAAACTTGAACGTCTAAACGCCCTCTAAGGGCATTGAGAACATAAAGGAAAgcttaaaaacaaaacgttCTCAAGAGGGTCCTAAATAAAGgttttgtatttctaaaaataaaaccaagGTCACACCCTTAAATAACTTGTCTACCATTTCTAATCTGAATGTCACAGAGGGCTATGTAATTGAAAAGAATTCCTCTAAGTGGCACATTATGGAATGCGCTATCAACactgacctttacattatcttgcTCAGTGCTATAAATGTTTACAAGAAGGCTATAAAAGAAGATTAGCATAAAATACACGCTGACAGGGAAGTCGAGGCCAAGAAAGTTGCTCAATAGTGGGAGAGACTGAGATATCTAGTTGGCAACTGAAGTGGACTCCGAATCCACTCATCTCTTAGGAATACAAGCATTCACTTGGCGATAAAAAAGGAGGTTTGAACAAGGTGCAGGGGACAATGATAGAAGCAAGTAAGGATTGTGACATAGAATAGAAAACAGATTTTGAGTCACGTaaggtaggaaaaaaaaacgaggCAATGATCAGAGAAGAAAGTTTTCAAAACTTTTGGGTCACCAGCATAAGTATATTATTAAACTAGGCCCATGCTTTTATTCTTGAATAGTCAACAAAATTTTTCATGCTATTTTACcctcattttctttatttttttttttacttaaggaCAGCAAAAGATGACTCAACAAGATAGAATGGTTCTCACATTGCAGCGATTCCTTCCGCTGTTGCTGCGCAATGGTTCTGCTGTATACAGCCTTTTATCTCTCCTAACCAAGCCCTGAGATCCTGAGGGTCGCTGGCTTCTATCACATATTCAATGGTTCCTTCACCCTGGGAAGAAACACaaacatttattcattaaatGCAAGAAGTTTCGAAGCTGTATTTACCACTACACGAAGAAAGTTTAGGAGAAATTGTGGCCAAGATGTATTGGCTGAAAGAAGTATCTCAAATAACAATCTTGATACAAgctgatgttttgttttgtttttttaacttttaaagaattttttgtgAAAGGTCACCAATGGGCACCAATTATTTTATGTGTTGAAAATTAAGGCCAATTCTTTTGATATTGGCATGTCACAAAGTCCCATAGTTAATTATTTGGCCACaaaaacactaaaattattGAACTGCTACACAGAACTTTCTTATAAACagataaaattagaaaaaaatgtgtttttgttgtcTATTTTTGcttgattgtttgtttttttatgtccaTAAAAAATTGTGCTTTTAttgtggctgttttttttttttttttttttgttgttatttctaAAAGTTCAATGGATGAAAACCACTAACTGTTTGTGACAAGACCTCATCCCTGCCATAACACACAAATGTCCAGGCTATAGGAAAATTGTCTTTTTCTGCACAGAGTAAACAGTAATAAACTAAGACCATCTGGTCTCAACAGCTAGTGCAATAGCGTCCAGGTGCAGAAACTGAAAGCAAGATTTTACTGTACATAAAGTCCAGGCATCTAGGTCTTAAAATTTTCACCtttaagtgggggggggggggtggaatcATAAATGTACTAATTACAGCCAGTAGTTATGTGGCAATGGTCactcataaaacaaaaatttggcCTGCCTCATGGCTACATGGACTATCAAACTGTTATTAAAAGTTTTgtacatcatcatcaaactccattagagtgagggcttgagaggctcaaatcctctcttgcaaaagccctggacagaaaccctgctgtcttgcgtagtgcataaatgtcgccatacaggtcgagaattttgggtttcccagacctgtcgagacggagatcagcaagtctggggcagtcaaacagaatatgaggcacggtttcctcttcttccccgcagcgggggcaccgtgaatcaaaattcgGCCacagccgcgagaaatatgagccaacaggacagtggcctgtcctgcactgtgctataatagcttgctcaggcctggacagcctccaccacgggtaagtggggtcagggcgcctcatgcgctcccagactccacgggctttttgggacttgtcccagcactcaaaccacttttccatttctgttttttgtattatagccagggcttgatgaaagcttacagcctcatCAGTGgatggaatttgccctccctggtgggccaaagagcaATTTAAGAGTCAAACGTTTTACCTCTGTTTTgtacaggaaaaaaataattaactgcTAATTTTATGCAATCAAATGCTATGACAAGCAGCTGATTTAACTAACAAGTTTGCATATTTTTAATGCCTTGTGCAAGCAAACAACCAGGTTACGCATGAGCAAGCACACTTTTCTGAAgtaaagaattttaaaacacacacagaaAATAGAATGAACACTGCCACATGGCTAATGACAAGGCTATACTGAACTGGTGACATGCACTATACTGAACCAGTGACATGCACTATACTGAACTGGCAAACTGTTAACTATTGTCCTCTCAAACTTCGAAATTGTATATGtatgggtatatatatatatatatatatatatatatatatatatatatatataggcctatatatatatatatatataggcctatatatatatatatatatatatatatatatatatatactatccATATGTTACCAGCGGCCCGCTGGTCTTAATTTACGTATCACTATTGATATAGTCACAGAgtgctttgtaaacaattaaacgaaataataatgttaaaagtatagcgaatgcgtgaatgtaaaaaatactatgaatggagctatcaaataGCTAATCAACctaataattcattttgtcaaataaaaacatttgcttataggcctatatatattggattaaaatatgaaatgaatagactttattttgtatgttcatgtgttaaagtataaagtagatctatcatctttaaCTTAAATCTTGAGTTAGagatagcctagatctagactaatctaaagttaaatattggcttggatacAGTTCATTCTGCGCGTGCATGGAGGCTTTGCTCTGCGCATTCGTGACATTTTTTGTTAGATGTAcgggtgaccggtcacttcatccccggtcacttcatccccggtcatttcatccccggtcacttcatccccggtcacttcatccccggtcatttcatcccctggtcatttcatcccctggtcacttcatcccccggtcacttcatcccccggtcacttcatcccctggtcacttcatctcccggtcacttcatcccctgatattttcatcacttgataattttatctaacaaattgtaattttaaaaagcattaaatgagcaatatttaatgtattccttttttatttaaatgacagagagagagaaagagacagagagtgacaccctaaatatacatgcaagattatttccaataagcactcaaacaattaattttaaggcTATAGGAACCTCATCATGACGGGTATGTTCACAACACTAGAGGCCCCCCACCAGTTTCAATATGTAGAATGAATATCAATAAACCaaatacatatttacatatacgtgtagaaatgaaatatcgatagaaataaagtcctataacacaatttgtaactttaatgtttataaggaagtccgcctttattagaaaaaaataaaaccttattacaaggctaaaaatgactcgcccattttcaagaaagagcgattgaaaaatcaaataaagtgaaacatggtcgtactttcaccacagcttggcctttgatgataaattatcagcggcacggtcataattattgtaatcgcacttctctctcaaaagatttccactacttgcaccacacattggcctttgatgataagttatcagcggcaaggtcataattattctaatcgcacttctatctttcaaaagatttccactacttgcaccacaccttggcctttgatgataagttatcagcggcacggtcataattattctaatcgcaattctatctctcaaaagattccccactacttgcactacaccttggcctttaatcattacgctatagatacgtacacatccagatttaccatataatattagatttctcattaagaatacaaagtggaagaggaaacaccataaacgcattagtaatatgtcataaaatgtcaaaaagaaagcattctacataatcatatttatatataaaatatttaattggggatgaaatgaccgggggatgaagtgaccgggggatgaagtgaccaggggatgaaatgaccaggggatgaaatgaccggggatgaagtgaccggggatgaagtgaccggggttgaaatgaccggggatgaagtgaccggggatgaagtgaccggggatgaagtgaccgggaaccgaTGTACGGaatcatgaatggaactattaaaatgtatgtcaataCGACTTAgcagctatagcgaacgaatgtatgaaaaatgctttaggaaaacaaatttgaatgttaatttgattaaaatatgaaatgaatggactataattagtatgttcatgtgttaaagtataaaactatctttgcgaagagaagttctatcatcttagaattGAATTAgtgttttagacctaggaatagagagatgtgtaacatttcagtcttgtctaatgaaagagtgtacgtcaggacttctaaattcgcagatataaggaacgaatttatataaaatgcttttgaaacagaaatttgaaggttaattttttattaaataatgaaatcaatagactatattttgtattttcatgtgtcaaagtaaaaaaaactatctatgcaaagtgtagttttaaaaattagatctagatcctttcgatctaaacatggtaaacatcaaatactaatactttcattgagttgggcaactttctttttttttttttagggtctttagtttgtttagggctactatacatacatcATGGTTCCAGTTAGCAAGCAAGGAACATTTGTGCTAAGTTTCATCGAGATTAGAACATTTGGAACATACATattccttacattctactttatagtataaatatatatatgtatatacataatgctttttttgtaaaagcaTAGGTGCCGATTGCCTAACTTGGGTAAATTAATaagaaattaataataaacgttaaaatacaagaaaagttataattttccCCCACATTTAAAAAAGTGTCGGTACGCCGTACCAGTGCGTactgtcaaacaaaaaaaaagcactgtgtagtgtgtatatatatatttatgtgggCCTGTATGTTAACTTAAACATGTTTAGCCAAACTGATTCAAGCTCCCAATGGTAAGATGGCGTGATTCATCAGTTCTGCTCCATTCTGAAAGTAAATACTCACCTTGATGACAAATGTATTTTCTCTGTCTGGCATTTCCAAAGCTGTGGTCTCACGAACTTCTGTGATCAAGAAGCAGAACAGACCCGTCCTTGGCTTCACTGACTGTAACAGTAAAGAAACAAAGTCTCTATGACAAGACTAGTATGTGTTGGGGGGAGTGACTaacaaagggaaataaattgagACAAAGCAACGAGGAAACTTCTTCTAAATAATGACATTTTcaagtaattattttaaaaaaaaaattgaaaacttttATTAGCTATATATTTTTCAAGATGTCTTTTCTGAATGGAATCAAATTGGAATCTTAGTAGATGTTGATATTTATAacttttatggatgtttgtggACAAATGGGCCAAAGTCTCGCAGGTAGGAAAAAATGTTctaaaggtttttaaaaatttatccAAAATCCAGCAATATACTGGGTGTGTGTGGGGAAAGTAGCCCTACATGCagttagcccccccccccagcttgACCAAACAAACGACTATAGGCTCATTTCCGCCTCTGCTCTATTGAGATGAAGGTCCGATTTTTAGGACTGAGCAAATTAAACAGGAATCGATGGGACATTGACGCCTCTGCTCTACtttaagaaaagtaaaaaaaaagttccatgaCCACAAATCGCAGGTTTAAGAAATCATGTTTTCTCTGAAAACAACAGGTCGACAACtagatttatcttatcttcttatcttatataatacagacgttacttaaaaaaagaagatgattacgtccttcgcgtcatgcatctagtcatgcatattaaccaatgacctaaattttgccaagtcactggttttcctggctagctcaggcaacccattttatttattttattagattttgtttttgtatttgaagattatggttcagtgctttatgtat belongs to Biomphalaria glabrata chromosome 12, xgBioGlab47.1, whole genome shotgun sequence and includes:
- the LOC106052965 gene encoding SH2B adapter protein 1-like isoform X1, with amino-acid sequence MAGVGSDEESENMTVDFCEKQASNSAQTFVHNFLAYDRTNPAIGKTRDPYDYAKRFTEFFLRHFDYELRRSSTHGSNNHHTEVNSLVEAHGASGSSAAESTSRTGVVPQNGGDHIHHAHADDYERDSSPDRSVSPSRKANKGILRRFSFKSIRKSKLFKQGTNDGNAEPTSPNPRSKHKNKKDNKHRVSTADPDIQKEGIVNILSAEDAKGKTKWEKTRLVLLKTQSGYQMEFYSPPKSVKPRTGLFCFLITEVRETTALEMPDRENTFVIKGEGTIEYVIEASDPQDLRAWLGEIKGCIQQNHCAATAEGIAAMRPRLPTAPSGSIERKDTNQLTSQHRSSSQGSLGSATPIVPPRPSPRPWSMIHVDNTNNLSGQISGSDMRGSPRAENGFDAGHQEAQEGEGSVERVLKEYPWFHGTLSRADATSLVLQQGHSGHGVFLVRKSETRAGEYVLTFNFQGRAKHLRMTINNEGRCRVQHLWFENIFEMLENFRTHPIPLESGGASDVTLSDFIVAVERPRTPNAGLHHGSPRVRNSMGNEHPGRIPSSSAHHDGGRNIMVIGGSVRARTTSIEVINVNPPQLQNQHNRAIDNHYSFV
- the LOC106052965 gene encoding SH2B adapter protein 1-like isoform X2 produces the protein MAGVGSDEESENMTVDFCEKQASNSAQTFVHNFLAYDRTNPAIGKTRDPYDYAKRFTEFFLRHFDYELRRSSTHGSNNHHTEVNSLVEAHGASGSSAAESTSRTGVVPQNGGDHIHHAHADDYERDSSPDRSVSPSRKANKGILRRFSFKSIRKSKLFKQGTNDGNAEPTSPNPRSKHKNKKDNKHRVSTADPDIQKEGIVNILSAEDAKGKTKWEKTRLVLLKTQSGYQMEFYSPPKSVKPRTGLFCFLITEVRETTALEMPDRENTFVIKGEGTIEYVIEASDPQDLRAWLGEIKGCIQQNHCAATAEGIAAMRPRLPTAPSGSIERKDTNQLTSQHRSSSQGSLGSATPIVPPRPSPRPWSMIHVDNTNNLSGQISGSDMRGSPRAENGFDAGHQEAQEGEGSVERVLKEYPWFHGTLSRADATSLVLQQGHSGHGVFLVRKSETRAGEYVLTFNFQGRAKHLRMTINNEGRCRVQHLWFENIFEMLENFRTHPIPLESGGASDVTLSDFIVAVERPRTPNAGLHHGSPRVRNSMGNEHPGRIPSSSAHHDGD